The following are encoded in a window of Megalopta genalis isolate 19385.01 chromosome 6, iyMegGena1_principal, whole genome shotgun sequence genomic DNA:
- the LOC117218428 gene encoding uncharacterized protein LOC117218428 isoform X1: MQSAKGAICAMTSATYGLRFLVVVFMIAAAATFLHVNNYRPKQIFLSCERPCHHLDWPMICRVKLTLEVFQSLSKSCGDCPQNETACLSNYCVSADGQRRGILSANRQLPGPTIQVCENDILVVDVINRLPGKAAAMHWRGQSQVETPYMDGAPLITQCPIPSYTTFQYKFRASVAGTHLWHAHAGADITNGIFGALIVKQADIRDPHRSLFDIDDPKHVVLVTQWQHTAETTLNQGYTKPAILLINGRGRQPNGPSVPFTTFTVVPGRRHRFRLANAGGAGTCPITISIDAHPLSLIALDGHPVDPQQLTSITLATGERADFIVEANRRVASYWINVHTSKECGPSSINGAAILKYTGSSSKEPLSATEIIDQIEEEQQIKRLAMTTNPAEKCQNPDSLCVTDLKALRKIPNSLSPSKTDVAIHLPINYRLQTNYVIGESGVETRVLNVNNVTFTYPSSPLLTQGADVSKENLCLYDADSDSHNENKETSSLSSQPNCRFGNGNAVNTCECVHVRHIPLGATVEIILLDQGGLDDLVYHLHGNTFYVVGARKFGRSVSLQELKDLDNKGQLFSRNLDYAIAKDTVIVPKFGAVAIRFKADNPGYWMLRDEHAADWTRGLDVILKVGETSDVIAAPDDFPRCGSFVGPDYFLI; the protein is encoded by the exons ATGCAGTCTGCGAAGGGTGCGATTTGCGCGATGACGTCGGCCACCTACGGCCTACGGTTTCTGGTGGTCGTTTTTATGATCGCGGCTGCGGCGACCTTTTTGCACGTAAATAATTACAGGCCCA AGCAAATATTCCTTTCCTGCGAGAGACCATGTCATCACTTGGATTGGCCCATGATTTGCCGAGTCAAACTCACCCTCGAGGTTTTCCAGTCTCTTAGCAA ATCGTGCGGCGATTGTCCGCAAAATGAAACGGCTTGCCTGTCGAATTATTGTGTGTCGGCCGATGGGCAGAGACGCGGCATTCTGTCGGCGAATCGGCAATTGCCAGGGCCAACTATTCAG GTTTGCGAAAACGACATCTTGGTGGTGGACGTGATTAACCGGCTTCCGGGTAAAGCAGCCGCGATGCACTGGCGCGGTCAGTCGCAGGTCGAGACACCATACATGGACGGTGCGCCTCTGATCACACAATGCCCGATACCGAGCTACACCACGTTCCAGTACAAATTCCGGGCTTCGGTCGCTGGAACACATCTTTGGCATGCTCACGCCG GCGCCGACATTACAAATGGGATTTTCGGCGCGCTGATTGTGAAGCAAGCGGACATCAGAGACCCGCATCGGTCTCTGTTCGACATCGATGATCCGAAACACGTGGTCCTGGTGACCCAATGGCAGCATACAGCCGAGACTACGCTCAACCAAGGTTACACAAAGCCGGCGATACTTCTGATCAACGGGAGAGGACGTCAGCCAAACGGACCGAGCGTGCCGTTTACGACGTTCACCGTCGTCCCGGGACGTCGTCACAGGTTCCGTTTGGCGAACGCCGGTGGTGCTGGAACCTGTCCAATAACTATTTCGATCGATGCTCATCCCCTTTCGCTGATTGCCCTGGATGGCCACCCAGTGGACCCGCAGCAACTTACGTCGATTACTCTGGCTACAG GCGAAAGGGCGGACTTCATCGTGGAGGCAAACAGACGCGTCGCTTCTTATTGGATAAACGTGCACACATCGAAGGAATGCGGACCCAGTTCCATAAACGGTGCTGCGATTTTGAAGTATACGGGAAGCTCGAGCAAGGAACCGCTATCTGCGACGGAGATTATCGATCAGATCGAGGAGGAGCAGCAGATTAAACggctcgctatgacaacgaatCCTGCCGAGAAATGCCAAAACCCGGATAGCCTTTGCGTCACAGACTTGAAGGCTTTGCGGAAGATACcgaactctctctctccgtcgaaGACGGACGTCGCTATACACCTACCGATAAATTACAGGCTTCAAACCAATTACGTAATTG GCGAGAGCGGGGTAGAAACGAGAGTACTTAACGTGAACAACGTTACCTTCACGTATCCATCGTCGCCGCTGTTAACACAAGGCGCCGACGTCTCCAAAGAGAATCTGTGTCTCTACGATGCCGACAGTGACTCCCACAACGAAAACAAAGAAACATCTTCGTTGTCCTCCCAACCAAACTGCCGGTTCGGCAATGGCAACGCGGTTAACACGTGCGAGTGCGTTCACGTGAGACACATTCCTCTTGGCGCGACCGTCGAAATCATTCTCCTCGATCAAG GTGGTCTCGACGATTTAGTGTACCATTTGCACGGGAACACGTTCTACGTGGTAGGCGCGCGAAAATTCGGACGCAGCGTGAGTCTGCAAGAATTGAAAGACCTGGATAACAAAGGACAATTATTCTCTCGAAATCTGGACTACGCGATAGCTAAGGACACGGTTATCGTACCGAAATTCGGTGCTGTGGCTATTAGATTCAAGGCAGACAATCCAG GTTATTGGATGCTCCGAGACGAGCACGCCGCCGATTGGACTCGCGGTTTGGACGTAATTCTGAAGGTTGGAGAGACGAGCGATGTAATAGCTGCACCAGATGACTTCCCAAGATGCGGATCATTCGTCGGCCCGGATTATTTTCTCATATAG
- the LOC117218428 gene encoding uncharacterized protein LOC117218428 isoform X2, whose translation MFFRFAILVGLSSVVATIIYLTPIPEQIFLSCERPCHHLDWPMICRVKLTLEVFQSLSKSCGDCPQNETACLSNYCVSADGQRRGILSANRQLPGPTIQVCENDILVVDVINRLPGKAAAMHWRGQSQVETPYMDGAPLITQCPIPSYTTFQYKFRASVAGTHLWHAHAGADITNGIFGALIVKQADIRDPHRSLFDIDDPKHVVLVTQWQHTAETTLNQGYTKPAILLINGRGRQPNGPSVPFTTFTVVPGRRHRFRLANAGGAGTCPITISIDAHPLSLIALDGHPVDPQQLTSITLATGERADFIVEANRRVASYWINVHTSKECGPSSINGAAILKYTGSSSKEPLSATEIIDQIEEEQQIKRLAMTTNPAEKCQNPDSLCVTDLKALRKIPNSLSPSKTDVAIHLPINYRLQTNYVIGESGVETRVLNVNNVTFTYPSSPLLTQGADVSKENLCLYDADSDSHNENKETSSLSSQPNCRFGNGNAVNTCECVHVRHIPLGATVEIILLDQGGLDDLVYHLHGNTFYVVGARKFGRSVSLQELKDLDNKGQLFSRNLDYAIAKDTVIVPKFGAVAIRFKADNPGYWMLRDEHAADWTRGLDVILKVGETSDVIAAPDDFPRCGSFVGPDYFLI comes from the exons ATGTTCTTCAGATTCGCAATTTTGGTCGGTCTCAGCTCCGTCGTCGCCACCATCATCTATTTGACACCTATACCAG AGCAAATATTCCTTTCCTGCGAGAGACCATGTCATCACTTGGATTGGCCCATGATTTGCCGAGTCAAACTCACCCTCGAGGTTTTCCAGTCTCTTAGCAA ATCGTGCGGCGATTGTCCGCAAAATGAAACGGCTTGCCTGTCGAATTATTGTGTGTCGGCCGATGGGCAGAGACGCGGCATTCTGTCGGCGAATCGGCAATTGCCAGGGCCAACTATTCAG GTTTGCGAAAACGACATCTTGGTGGTGGACGTGATTAACCGGCTTCCGGGTAAAGCAGCCGCGATGCACTGGCGCGGTCAGTCGCAGGTCGAGACACCATACATGGACGGTGCGCCTCTGATCACACAATGCCCGATACCGAGCTACACCACGTTCCAGTACAAATTCCGGGCTTCGGTCGCTGGAACACATCTTTGGCATGCTCACGCCG GCGCCGACATTACAAATGGGATTTTCGGCGCGCTGATTGTGAAGCAAGCGGACATCAGAGACCCGCATCGGTCTCTGTTCGACATCGATGATCCGAAACACGTGGTCCTGGTGACCCAATGGCAGCATACAGCCGAGACTACGCTCAACCAAGGTTACACAAAGCCGGCGATACTTCTGATCAACGGGAGAGGACGTCAGCCAAACGGACCGAGCGTGCCGTTTACGACGTTCACCGTCGTCCCGGGACGTCGTCACAGGTTCCGTTTGGCGAACGCCGGTGGTGCTGGAACCTGTCCAATAACTATTTCGATCGATGCTCATCCCCTTTCGCTGATTGCCCTGGATGGCCACCCAGTGGACCCGCAGCAACTTACGTCGATTACTCTGGCTACAG GCGAAAGGGCGGACTTCATCGTGGAGGCAAACAGACGCGTCGCTTCTTATTGGATAAACGTGCACACATCGAAGGAATGCGGACCCAGTTCCATAAACGGTGCTGCGATTTTGAAGTATACGGGAAGCTCGAGCAAGGAACCGCTATCTGCGACGGAGATTATCGATCAGATCGAGGAGGAGCAGCAGATTAAACggctcgctatgacaacgaatCCTGCCGAGAAATGCCAAAACCCGGATAGCCTTTGCGTCACAGACTTGAAGGCTTTGCGGAAGATACcgaactctctctctccgtcgaaGACGGACGTCGCTATACACCTACCGATAAATTACAGGCTTCAAACCAATTACGTAATTG GCGAGAGCGGGGTAGAAACGAGAGTACTTAACGTGAACAACGTTACCTTCACGTATCCATCGTCGCCGCTGTTAACACAAGGCGCCGACGTCTCCAAAGAGAATCTGTGTCTCTACGATGCCGACAGTGACTCCCACAACGAAAACAAAGAAACATCTTCGTTGTCCTCCCAACCAAACTGCCGGTTCGGCAATGGCAACGCGGTTAACACGTGCGAGTGCGTTCACGTGAGACACATTCCTCTTGGCGCGACCGTCGAAATCATTCTCCTCGATCAAG GTGGTCTCGACGATTTAGTGTACCATTTGCACGGGAACACGTTCTACGTGGTAGGCGCGCGAAAATTCGGACGCAGCGTGAGTCTGCAAGAATTGAAAGACCTGGATAACAAAGGACAATTATTCTCTCGAAATCTGGACTACGCGATAGCTAAGGACACGGTTATCGTACCGAAATTCGGTGCTGTGGCTATTAGATTCAAGGCAGACAATCCAG GTTATTGGATGCTCCGAGACGAGCACGCCGCCGATTGGACTCGCGGTTTGGACGTAATTCTGAAGGTTGGAGAGACGAGCGATGTAATAGCTGCACCAGATGACTTCCCAAGATGCGGATCATTCGTCGGCCCGGATTATTTTCTCATATAG
- the LOC117218428 gene encoding uncharacterized protein LOC117218428 isoform X3, whose amino-acid sequence MHWRGQSQVETPYMDGAPLITQCPIPSYTTFQYKFRASVAGTHLWHAHAGADITNGIFGALIVKQADIRDPHRSLFDIDDPKHVVLVTQWQHTAETTLNQGYTKPAILLINGRGRQPNGPSVPFTTFTVVPGRRHRFRLANAGGAGTCPITISIDAHPLSLIALDGHPVDPQQLTSITLATGERADFIVEANRRVASYWINVHTSKECGPSSINGAAILKYTGSSSKEPLSATEIIDQIEEEQQIKRLAMTTNPAEKCQNPDSLCVTDLKALRKIPNSLSPSKTDVAIHLPINYRLQTNYVIGESGVETRVLNVNNVTFTYPSSPLLTQGADVSKENLCLYDADSDSHNENKETSSLSSQPNCRFGNGNAVNTCECVHVRHIPLGATVEIILLDQGGLDDLVYHLHGNTFYVVGARKFGRSVSLQELKDLDNKGQLFSRNLDYAIAKDTVIVPKFGAVAIRFKADNPGYWMLRDEHAADWTRGLDVILKVGETSDVIAAPDDFPRCGSFVGPDYFLI is encoded by the exons ATGCACTGGCGCGGTCAGTCGCAGGTCGAGACACCATACATGGACGGTGCGCCTCTGATCACACAATGCCCGATACCGAGCTACACCACGTTCCAGTACAAATTCCGGGCTTCGGTCGCTGGAACACATCTTTGGCATGCTCACGCCG GCGCCGACATTACAAATGGGATTTTCGGCGCGCTGATTGTGAAGCAAGCGGACATCAGAGACCCGCATCGGTCTCTGTTCGACATCGATGATCCGAAACACGTGGTCCTGGTGACCCAATGGCAGCATACAGCCGAGACTACGCTCAACCAAGGTTACACAAAGCCGGCGATACTTCTGATCAACGGGAGAGGACGTCAGCCAAACGGACCGAGCGTGCCGTTTACGACGTTCACCGTCGTCCCGGGACGTCGTCACAGGTTCCGTTTGGCGAACGCCGGTGGTGCTGGAACCTGTCCAATAACTATTTCGATCGATGCTCATCCCCTTTCGCTGATTGCCCTGGATGGCCACCCAGTGGACCCGCAGCAACTTACGTCGATTACTCTGGCTACAG GCGAAAGGGCGGACTTCATCGTGGAGGCAAACAGACGCGTCGCTTCTTATTGGATAAACGTGCACACATCGAAGGAATGCGGACCCAGTTCCATAAACGGTGCTGCGATTTTGAAGTATACGGGAAGCTCGAGCAAGGAACCGCTATCTGCGACGGAGATTATCGATCAGATCGAGGAGGAGCAGCAGATTAAACggctcgctatgacaacgaatCCTGCCGAGAAATGCCAAAACCCGGATAGCCTTTGCGTCACAGACTTGAAGGCTTTGCGGAAGATACcgaactctctctctccgtcgaaGACGGACGTCGCTATACACCTACCGATAAATTACAGGCTTCAAACCAATTACGTAATTG GCGAGAGCGGGGTAGAAACGAGAGTACTTAACGTGAACAACGTTACCTTCACGTATCCATCGTCGCCGCTGTTAACACAAGGCGCCGACGTCTCCAAAGAGAATCTGTGTCTCTACGATGCCGACAGTGACTCCCACAACGAAAACAAAGAAACATCTTCGTTGTCCTCCCAACCAAACTGCCGGTTCGGCAATGGCAACGCGGTTAACACGTGCGAGTGCGTTCACGTGAGACACATTCCTCTTGGCGCGACCGTCGAAATCATTCTCCTCGATCAAG GTGGTCTCGACGATTTAGTGTACCATTTGCACGGGAACACGTTCTACGTGGTAGGCGCGCGAAAATTCGGACGCAGCGTGAGTCTGCAAGAATTGAAAGACCTGGATAACAAAGGACAATTATTCTCTCGAAATCTGGACTACGCGATAGCTAAGGACACGGTTATCGTACCGAAATTCGGTGCTGTGGCTATTAGATTCAAGGCAGACAATCCAG GTTATTGGATGCTCCGAGACGAGCACGCCGCCGATTGGACTCGCGGTTTGGACGTAATTCTGAAGGTTGGAGAGACGAGCGATGTAATAGCTGCACCAGATGACTTCCCAAGATGCGGATCATTCGTCGGCCCGGATTATTTTCTCATATAG
- the LOC117218827 gene encoding pre-piRNA 3'-exonuclease trimmer yields the protein MEEVLDNNFDEIYPDIESTIKNATFISIDAEFTGIQSNDQIKYSLFDTIDDRYKLLKENIDPFIIIQCGVAAFQHFPQQNTYSTKCYNFYLLPRPLPFKNRTFLLQVAALEFLSIHNFDFNKSMHNGISYVDQIDEQLLREYVEEGKFMSNLEHLSYHEEDVFKECKDKVEEWLVTPTNQITYELATVTPILQYMVHKELRTHFKNIWTISGNKSVIVIRVSKDMRRVYEEKNNVDLDKALLDSYIGFSKVFKLLTSSKKPIIGHNILLDLMLMHQQFYKPLPKYYSEFKTNIHSLFPQLYDTKFLSSEFKKRINGDVNWKISSLRAIYEYLKLNKGKSLALNSPHIKMHNISEDKEAYHTAGWDAYLAGYIFIKMGYLLTIQKYGEGLALRPVTHTEIMSSVKQFANLINLTRGNELYLKLDGHDPVYTRPEFLHVKLNTSPTSMKEIAEKFSPFGPIDVMPFARKRVLVAVSNEKCMLNILAHFQNNKEMQVAVYNPIKHAHPRKIVLWSSLILSSGVLAWMIQRVFKKSVTFD from the exons ATGGAAGAAGTTTTGGATAACAATTTTGATGAAATATATCCAGATATTGAGAGCACCATAAAAAATGCAACCTTTATATCGATCGACGCAGAATTTACAGGAATACAGTCAAATGATCAGATAAAGTACAG tCTTTTCGATACGATCGATGACCGATACAAGCTATTAAAAGAAAACATTGATCCGTTCATAATAATTCAATGTGGTGTTGCTGCATTTCAGCATTTTCCTCAACAAAATACTTATAGTACAAAATGCTATAATTTTTACTTGCTACCACGACCCTTACCATTTAAAAATAGGACATTTTTATTGCAAGTGGCTGCCTTAGAGTTCCTTTCTATACATAACTTTGATTTCAACAAA AGTATGCACAATGGTATATCGTATGTAGACCAAATAGATGAACAATTACTGAGAGAATATGTAGAAGAAGGTAAATTCATGAGTAATTTGGAACATTTATCGTATCATGAAGAAGATGTATTCAAGGAGTGTAAAGATAAAGTAGAAGAATGGCTTGTTACTCCAACGAACCAAATCACCTATGAATTGGCAACTGTAACTCCTATCTTACAATATATGGTGCACAAAGAGTTAAGAACACATTTCAAAAATATTTGGACGATATCTGGTAACAAATCG GTGATTGTTATAAGGGTGTCAAAAGACATGCGCAGAGTTTATGAAGAAAAAAATAATGTCGATCTAGATAAAGCACTATTGGATAGTTATATAGGATTTTCTAAAGTATTTAAGCTTTTAACTTCCTCAAAAAAACCTATAATAGGGCATAATATACTTCTAGATTTAATGCTGATGCATCAACAGTTCTACAAGCCATTACCAA AATATTACAGTGAATTTAAAACTAATATACATTCTTTATTTCCACAACTGTATGATACAAAATTTTTGAGCTCCGAGTTCAAGAAACGGATCAACGGAGATG tAAATTGGAAAATATCTTCGCTTCGTGCAATATATgaatatttgaagttgaacaaaGGGAAAAGTTTAGCATTGAATTCGCCACATATTAAAATGCATAATATATCGGAAG ATAAAGAAGCTTATCATACTGCGGGTTGGGATGCTTATTTAGCcggatatatttttataaaaatgggGTATCTATTAACTATACAAAAATATGGAGA gGGTTTAGCACTTCGCCCGGTGACTCATACTGAAATAATGAGCAGTGTAAAACAGTTTGCAAATTTAATAAATCTAACAAGGGGTAATGAATTATATTTG AAACTTGATGGACATGACCCAGTATATACAAGACCAGAATTTCTTCATGTTAAATTAAACACCTCGCCTACAAGTATGAAAGAG ATTGCTGAAAAGTTTTCACCTTTTGGGCCGATAGATGTGATGCCTTTTGCTCGAAAACGCGTACTGGTAGCTGTTTCAAATGAAAAATG TATGCTCAACATATTGGCCCATTtccagaacaacaaggaaatgCAGGTGGCTGTATACAACCCTATAAAGCACGCTCATCcaagaaaaattgttttatg GAGCAGCTTGATCTTGTCGAGCGGGGTACTCGCCTGGATGATTCAACGCGTGTTTAAGAAATCCGTAACATTCGACTAA